GCACACTGTCACTACGCTGCGACAAAGATTCGATCACCTGGACACAGTGGCGTGAACGTACTGCGAGGCAGCCACTTAGAACACCACGCTGCTCAGAGGCCCGGACTTGGAAAGCCAGTTGGATAAGAGCACCACGTGCGTGGACCAATTGGAAGAGAGCAGCATGTGTACAGACCAGGTTCAGAATTCATCCCCGGTGAATTCTCGTTCAGTTCCCGGCGTCAGCGGCAGAGCGTGACCATGGCCTGAAACTTTTAAGTCTGAGGGTGAATTCCTCTGCCCATGAGATGCTAATGCATGCCAGATCTTACAACACCTGGATATGTTTTTTTACGTATCCGCCTACCACATGTTTAATTCAAGCCAGCGGGTTCCCACTGGTACAGTCCGTGACGTGGAACTTAACCATTTGCATGCAACGTCCGGACAGAGAAATGCAACCTCaaaggttgttgtcagcgccaAAGGTCTTCTAAAATGGTGGATCTGTATCTTAACATACTGACAAAACacttaaatatatatgtgtgtatggatgCCTATGAGTCGTGGAACATTACTCACTGATGGCAGCTGTGCCATTCCCAAGCGTAGCGAGGTTTGCTGGGCAAGAAGTCAGCAGTGCCCTGGTTCTTGACACGCTGGGGGAATCTGAGCAGCACCCGCGTGTCATAGTCCGCCATTCCCCGGGCAGAACTGGAAAGtaacaagaaaaacacaatgccAAATGCCAGCCTATCGCCTCTATAGCAAACTACTTTTGATTAGGGCTCTTTGGGAAACTGTCATATGAAAAAGTAAAATTTCCACATATGGATATGTGGGCTAAATTCCAACCATGTTTCTTGGTTACAGttacccaatttaacaaatcacacacataaaaatgtgTTAGAAATCATGTATGCAAACTGAAATATTAACTGAAATGCCATTTCTTGATGCagaaaaagttagtacaccctcatttgaaatagctaaaattagaatcagttgcaccaaaacaggtggaaataataaacaaataattagAGAGGAACTTGGGAGAGTCCCGCCTTCCATAACGATCAGAAACTAGGTCAGGTTTGGTTTCTGTGTGATAACTGGGAgggcttacaaagccatttgcAAGTGATTTGAAGGACACCAGCCAAATCAACTAAATCTATAAGAATAATGTGCTCTGTACAAATTAGTTaaatgtggagttgtttggccacAATACCAGAAGCCTAATATGAAaagaaacactgcctttgaacagaataaCCTTATACCAGCCGTAAAGATTGGAGGCGGtagcattatggtttggggctgttttgctgcctcagggcctggatAACTTGCCATAATTGAGTTAACCATgcattccatattgtaccagagaaatACTGAAGAAGATGTGAGGACATGCCAAACAGCAGAACCTGAACCTAGCATGGATatggcaacaggacaatgatcctaaacaTACAAGCGTAGCTACAAAAGAAaggctcaaaaagaagaaatagagTTTAGGGAAtatccagatctcaatcctgtTGAAAGGTTGTGGGGGTAGTAGAAGCTGTGCATGCAAGATAGCCATTGAACATGaaacagttgaagcagtactgcaaagagtgggcaaaagGTCCTCCCAATTGAtgtaagttatttcagccaaagggggcaaTACCAGCCATTGAAGATAGGGgtgtatgttatttttttctgcataATGAAATTGAATTTCTCatgattttaattgcataaaatattataattgttttgcttaatttgtaaaataatgttaccgttatcagtgaatgtggttggaatatAGGGTTACATCCCTGGTCTTTGAATGAATATAGATTCTGCACTTCTTGGCCACTGGTTGAAAAAGTGTCAATGTCAAGCCAAAACGTGTCATACAATTTGCCAATATGAGCCTCATGCCATCAGAACTTTTTAACAGTGATTGAAGTAAGAGGTGTCACTGTAATATGAGAATACCTTGCAAGGCAATTTTCCTCAGCTGCACATCTTAGATTGTACATGGGTGACCTCTGTATGTAGGAGGAAACTTGGATGTAGTATGGATCTGGAACCAAGTCAGGGAGACCTGCAAATAgtgtaacaaataaaaatatttataaaaactaTGTGCAAAGCTGTTACAAATGATGTGGCATCAAAATATGTGTGTAAAGAAAGGGAATTTAGTATTGAGGAAAAATTGCTCTTACCTCCTTGTTGATGATAACTTGTGCTATAACCGTTTCCATTGTCATATCTCGGTCTGCTTCTGACTCTAGGTCTGTAGTATGCgtcataataattataataaggATTATAACCAATGTATTTATAGGGGTTGTTAGGATCATCTCCAACCATAATATCCTCCCGTCTCGAATTGATCACAACAGGAGAGTTAGTGTCTGTCGGTTTGTCGTCGCTGTGATTTAACACATTATCCCGGCTCTCTTGTGGTCTTTGCCTAATTGCATCATTAGGATTTCGGCGCGCTGTGCGTAATTGCGCAGCCGGCGCTGGACGCCGCGGAGAGCTCCTTGACGTGGGTTGCCTATTCACGTTAGACGGCTCAGATGTCTCAGTATTGTTACTAATGAAAACTATGGGATTTCGATGAGCTGATCCTGTCCGTTGGCCCGACCGCTGATATTCGGAACCGTGGCTAAGTATACTAAACACCTGCCCATTGTTTTTCCAAGTCATTCTCTGCCTTACGGCACCTGAAGGCGAAGCATCTTGCGTAAGAactttttgtaaaatacatccGAGGAAGCATAACTGTGTCAATGACAATAAACATGCATTCAAGCCAAGTCCCTTCATTGTGCTAATC
This portion of the Esox lucius isolate fEsoLuc1 chromosome 13, fEsoLuc1.pri, whole genome shotgun sequence genome encodes:
- the LOC105021664 gene encoding protein-lysine 6-oxidase isoform X1, with the protein product MKGLGLNACLLSLTQLCFLGCILQKVLTQDASPSGAVRQRMTWKNNGQVFSILSHGSEYQRSGQRTGSAHRNPIVFISNNTETSEPSNVNRQPTSRSSPRRPAPAAQLRTARRNPNDAIRQRPQESRDNVLNHSDDKPTDTNSPVVINSRREDIMVGDDPNNPYKYIGYNPYYNYYDAYYRPRVRSRPRYDNGNGYSTSYHQQGGLPDLVPDPYYIQVSSYIQRSPMYNLRCAAEENCLASSARGMADYDTRVLLRFPQRVKNQGTADFLPSKPRYAWEWHSCHHHFHSMDEFSLYELLDPGTERRVAEGHKASFCLEDTSCDPGYYRRFACTSHTQGLSPGCYDTYNADIDCQWIDITDVPPGKYILKVTVNPGHQVPESNFNNNIVRCSAQYSGTSVQVSGCTVTSY